The following coding sequences lie in one Treponema sp. OMZ 790 genomic window:
- a CDS encoding heavy metal translocating P-type ATPase: MDFKKENEHNHDEHKHEHDEHCSCGHEHHSHDEHCSCGHEHNAKDYSMRGHEHHAKDYRMRMHDHHGHNHDEHCCSHDHHDHSGCGCEHHHGSSKEMIVQFGISAILFAAGIFTRIFLAETVIQIQNFKFAFSTLLFVIAWFVAGYKVLLTSLKNILKGQIFDENFLMTVATIGAFILGDWTEGAAVMLFYNLGEVVQHLAVEKSRRSIIDLMDLRPDFARIYKPGEEEKLVDPSKVEVGSLVLVKAGEKIPLDGIIYEGSAELDTSSMTGESLPRTAEKDSPVLAGFVNLTGMITVKTTASLENTAASKMLELIESAQNRKARVERFITSFAKIYTPIVTIGAVLLSVLPPLLSALIFSSPINGWESFAPWISRGLVFLVISCPCAFVISVPLGYFGGIGGAAKRGILIKGADYVDALSKTDAVVFDKTGTLTKGVLKVLTLMPADNVEKDEFLKLAALAELNSHHPIAKAVQDCALINLSEEVTRTFKEEELTDYYEKAGKGISVKYKGKTLLAGKNSFISENIGKEIPLYGDEIGGTQVYAAYDGEYIGCLILTDTLKNEAREAIADLNKLGLSRVEILTGDNEKSAKKIAEDLGIKNYTAMLLPHEKVSRFEEISDEVKAKNKKASVVFVGDGINDAPVLARADAGIAMGGIGSDAAIEAADIVLMNDNPRLVAAAVKQARFTRKIVWQNIALAFGIKIGFLTLGALGLTGLWAAVFADVGVALLAVFNSLRAKR; the protein is encoded by the coding sequence ATGGATTTTAAAAAAGAAAACGAACACAATCATGATGAACACAAACATGAGCATGATGAACATTGTTCCTGCGGGCATGAGCACCACAGTCACGACGAACATTGCTCTTGCGGGCATGAGCACAATGCAAAAGATTACAGTATGCGCGGGCATGAGCACCATGCAAAAGATTACAGAATGCGCATGCATGACCATCACGGGCACAATCACGATGAGCATTGCTGTTCTCATGATCACCACGATCATTCAGGCTGCGGATGTGAACATCATCACGGCTCGTCAAAAGAGATGATAGTTCAATTCGGTATTTCGGCCATTTTGTTTGCCGCAGGTATTTTTACCCGCATTTTTCTTGCGGAAACCGTAATTCAAATTCAAAATTTTAAATTTGCCTTTTCGACTCTTTTATTTGTCATCGCTTGGTTTGTTGCAGGCTACAAGGTATTGCTGACCTCGTTAAAAAATATCTTAAAGGGCCAAATTTTTGACGAAAACTTTTTAATGACGGTTGCAACCATAGGTGCCTTTATTTTGGGCGATTGGACTGAGGGTGCAGCTGTTATGCTCTTTTACAATTTGGGCGAGGTGGTACAGCACTTGGCTGTCGAAAAATCCAGGCGTTCAATTATCGATCTCATGGATCTCCGCCCCGACTTTGCCCGTATTTATAAACCAGGTGAAGAAGAAAAACTTGTAGATCCTTCAAAAGTAGAGGTTGGTTCCCTTGTTCTTGTAAAAGCAGGCGAAAAAATTCCCTTGGACGGAATCATCTATGAAGGAAGCGCCGAACTTGATACCTCATCCATGACGGGTGAAAGCCTTCCGCGTACAGCAGAAAAGGACAGCCCCGTTCTCGCAGGTTTTGTAAACTTAACCGGTATGATAACGGTAAAGACGACTGCCTCCTTGGAAAATACGGCCGCCTCAAAGATGCTTGAACTCATTGAGTCTGCACAAAACAGGAAGGCAAGGGTAGAGCGTTTTATTACCTCCTTTGCAAAAATTTACACCCCGATTGTTACTATAGGAGCTGTTCTACTTTCGGTTTTACCGCCTCTTTTAAGCGCTCTTATTTTTTCTTCTCCCATTAACGGCTGGGAAAGTTTTGCACCATGGATTTCGCGCGGCCTTGTATTTTTGGTAATTTCTTGTCCATGCGCCTTTGTAATTTCGGTACCGCTGGGGTATTTCGGCGGAATAGGAGGAGCTGCAAAACGAGGTATTCTTATAAAGGGAGCCGATTATGTAGATGCTCTTTCAAAGACCGATGCTGTAGTCTTCGATAAAACGGGAACTCTTACCAAGGGTGTTTTAAAGGTTCTGACCTTGATGCCTGCGGACAATGTAGAAAAGGATGAGTTTTTAAAACTTGCTGCCCTTGCAGAATTAAACTCTCATCATCCTATTGCCAAGGCTGTTCAAGACTGTGCTCTAATTAATTTGTCTGAAGAAGTAACAAGGACTTTTAAAGAAGAAGAACTTACAGACTATTACGAAAAAGCCGGAAAAGGCATTTCGGTAAAATATAAAGGCAAGACTCTTTTAGCCGGAAAAAATTCCTTCATAAGTGAAAACATAGGAAAGGAAATTCCCTTATACGGAGACGAAATAGGCGGAACCCAAGTTTATGCCGCCTATGACGGTGAGTACATAGGCTGCTTGATCTTAACCGATACCTTAAAAAATGAGGCGAGGGAAGCTATCGCAGATTTAAATAAACTGGGGCTTTCGAGAGTAGAGATACTTACAGGCGATAACGAAAAATCGGCCAAAAAAATTGCAGAAGATTTAGGCATAAAAAATTATACCGCAATGCTCTTACCTCATGAAAAGGTTTCAAGGTTTGAAGAGATTTCCGATGAGGTTAAGGCAAAGAATAAAAAAGCTTCTGTTGTTTTTGTCGGAGACGGTATAAACGATGCTCCGGTTTTGGCCCGCGCAGATGCCGGAATAGCTATGGGCGGCATAGGCAGCGATGCCGCGATTGAGGCGGCTGATATTGTTCTTATGAACGATAATCCGCGCCTTGTCGCCGCTGCTGTAAAACAAGCCCGCTTCACCCGCAAGATTGTCTGGCAAAACATAGCCTTGGCATTCGGCATAAAGATAGGCTTTTTAACCTTGGGAGCCTTAGGACTTACCGGTCTTTGGGCTGCCGTATTTGCCGATGTCGGAGTTGCCTTATTGGCAGTATTTAATTCTCTAAGAGCTAAAAGATAA
- a CDS encoding helix-turn-helix transcriptional regulator — MIEDEEIGVSDEETVAHARAKMPDEQTMSDLSDFFKNFGDSTRIKIVSALISGELCVADLAEVLEMSASAVSHQLRILRQAKIVKSRRNGKQVYYTIDDNHVGILYSVGLEHIREGK; from the coding sequence ATGATAGAAGATGAAGAAATAGGTGTTTCGGATGAAGAAACTGTAGCTCATGCAAGGGCTAAGATGCCCGATGAGCAAACTATGAGCGATTTAAGCGATTTTTTTAAAAACTTCGGCGATTCCACGAGGATTAAAATAGTTTCCGCTTTGATATCGGGAGAACTGTGTGTGGCTGACCTTGCCGAAGTTTTGGAAATGTCCGCTTCGGCCGTCTCTCACCAGCTTAGGATTTTAAGGCAGGCTAAAATAGTAAAAAGCCGCCGTAACGGAAAACAGGTTTATTATACAATCGATGATAACCATGTCGGAATCTTATATTCCGTGGGGTTGGAACACATCAGGGAGGGTAAGTAA
- a CDS encoding V-type ATP synthase subunit E, producing the protein MEVQLQELVDKIKKDGVAAADEKAAEIIRTAEEKAKNIVEKAEAEAQESIKKAEAEALRFQKAAESSIDQASRNTLIAFRQGLLNELNAIIKTETAKNYDSAVLKNLIPEAVKGWVNTNNTEDLSVILSEKDLKELESSLSAALKERIAKGLELKADSKTSGGFRIGTKDGAAYYDFSAEAVADLFSSYLSPKTAEILKNAAKEL; encoded by the coding sequence ATGGAAGTTCAATTACAAGAGCTTGTTGATAAGATAAAAAAAGACGGAGTTGCCGCTGCCGATGAAAAAGCTGCCGAAATAATTAGAACAGCAGAAGAAAAGGCAAAAAATATTGTTGAAAAGGCAGAAGCTGAAGCTCAAGAAAGCATCAAAAAAGCAGAAGCAGAAGCTCTCAGATTCCAAAAAGCAGCTGAATCTTCGATAGATCAGGCAAGCAGAAATACTCTTATTGCATTCAGACAGGGTCTTTTAAACGAACTTAATGCTATTATAAAAACCGAAACAGCTAAAAATTATGATTCGGCAGTTCTTAAAAATCTGATTCCCGAAGCTGTCAAGGGCTGGGTAAATACTAACAATACTGAAGATTTATCCGTGATTCTTTCAGAAAAAGATCTTAAAGAGCTTGAGTCATCTTTAAGTGCTGCCTTAAAAGAACGCATAGCCAAAGGATTGGAGCTTAAAGCCGACAGCAAGACTTCAGGCGGATTTAGAATAGGTACTAAGGATGGAGCCGCTTATTATGACTTTTCAGCAGAGGCTGTTGCGGATTTATTCTCGTCCTACCTAAGCCCCAAAACAGCCGAAATTTTAAAGAATGCGGCAAAGGAGCTCTAA